DNA from Candidatus Cloacimonadota bacterium:
GAAACCGAGTTCTGTTCTTATTTGTTCAATAACTGCATGAGTTTGTTCAAAATCAAAATAGAATAATGGCATACCGAATATGTAAACGGAACCACAGTCATGAGTGAAATCGTTCAAAGTGAATTTTGACGCAATTGCTGTATCATTATAAGAATCAAATTCCGGCAAACCGTTAGTAATACCTTTGAAAACCGGATCTGCATTATCTAATTTCAGGAATGTAACTCCAGCAATAGATCCAAGTGGTTGTGCCATCCAATATTCGGGGAAAGAATTACCATTTGGAAATGAAAATACTGTGTTAAATGTATCGAGATTGATTCCTGCGAATCCATCTAATCCAATACTTTCTTTTAAAGGCGAATTGCTTGAATCCGGTACGGTACCCCAAGTAAACACGGAAACGGTATCAGCTAATAATCCGCCGTATTCTGTTAGGAAAGGGACATTTGAGCCGGAAGCATCACGAATATTTGATGTTCCGGTAAAGCAAACATTACCACCATTTTCTACATATCTCATCAGAATATCATAATGGTTTTTCAAATGAGTTTGAAGAGAGTTGAAATCTTTCTGTGGATTGTTTGAATGCCAGAATACCAGTTTATATTTCTCAATATCAGTTTGGGAGAAATATGGAGGTAAACTTGCCTGCCTGACCATTGTGTTAAGATTTTTAATAATGCTTAAACTGTCACTATATAGATCAAAGTGTCCGGTATTATCATAATTGCCAAAAAGATTATTATAATAATTTGTAACAGAATCATCAGGGGCGTAAATCATATTCCGATAAGTATCGTCAATTACCAATATACCCTCTTTGGATTCTCGTGGAGTAGGTTCAAGGAGGTTAAATGCTAATTCAACTGCGGTGGTGCCTACTGACCCGGCAAGATCAACTGCGCGAACCTTGAAAGAGTGCTCTCCGGGGCCAATACCCATTAGTTTACATGATTGATCAGATTCAATTGGGACTCGCATCCAACTATAACCGTTATCAGTGATAACTTCACCGATTGGAGGTAGTCCATTAACATCACCATCCACTTGAATGTCTATATATTCAACGTCGCAGTAGTATTTAACATATTTATCGCGATCGGCTTCATAATAAAATGTGCCACCGGAAAAATATTTCTGCCGGTCAACATCAAATCCATATTGTCCGAGATATTCCCATCTAATATGAACAGCAATGTCATTTGACCAAATAGCGGTAAGTGATGAATCAACATCTACACAAAATTGATTACCGTAATGCCTAACTCCGGAAGAGAGAACTTTGCTTGGTATAACTTCATTTATTCTCGGGTAGGTTACATAATAATTAGAGCCAAGTATGTAAATATGTGGTAGAATGTTCATTATCGCCTTACCACCACCGAGAGAATCGGGAATACCAGAATGTTCTTGGATGAGATAAGGCATAGTTTCGGGATAGAAATATCCTCGCACAAAGAATGACATATCTGCATGATCCGCATCAACGATACCGGCTTTGTCAACAGCTTTAGCTTGAATTCGTGTAATCTCAAAAGATCCATCGGAATAAGTGTGATTTGTTCTTAATTCGGGTTTGTTGTATATATTTTCTCCGACGTTGTAATGAGATTTAAGTAGCAGAACATCTCGAAAATTTTCAGGGAAATTTTCTGTAGTATGCCAAGCGGTGCTGTCTATGATTCCATCAACAATGTCATCTCCGGAAAAATCAAGTGTATCGGCAGTAGTAGTGGTTTTTAGATAAACTAAACGATATTTATAATAGGCAGCTTCTTGACCAAGCCCGAATGGGTCAGGGTCTGAGGGTACAGTAAATTCGAATTTAATAGCTTCGCCTACTCGTTTGTAGGAAATAATTCCCTGAGATGTGGATACACTTGTGGTGGGAGGTGCTGACCAAGAGATGAAATATTTTTTGGCAATATCCGATATTGCTCCACTGTTATCAATGCACATCACTTCAAATTTACCAAAATTCTTTTTATAGTCAGTTGTATCTGTAGCTGGAAAGTAAACTCTGGCAACAGGGAATCGTTTGTTTTCAGGAGTCCATCTGCCCCAGTCACCATTAGACTGACGGTGTATTACCCAACCTTCATCATCAACTTGAGTTCCGTAAGATTTGTCATATTGCCAAGTGCAATTGGTAGAGTCCCAAGTTCCAATTCGATATGCGTATGAAATAATCACACCATCCGGATCGTAAGCGTCCCAATAAATCTCTTGATAAAAGAGAGAATCAAAAGTTGATGGAACGATCAAGCCTATTGAATCGGCGAGAGTTGAATCGGTCATAGTAGTATCAGGTTTTGTTATCCCGCAATAATTTGTGATTGTTATTACCGGTGGGATATTTGTCTTTATCGTTCCTCTACGTCCACAACTCATAATTGTGATTGCTAAGGCAAAAATTATTAGCAATCCCACAATACTTGAATATCTAATTTTTTTCATTCGTCCTCCGAATAATTCTGTAGATTTTTTATTAAAAAATAAAGAACTAAGTTAATAAATTATTTCTAATCATAGCATTAATTTTATTTAAGATGCTTTGCAGCTTGTATCACATTAGAAAGAACAGAAGCAGTGGTAATCGAACCTATACCACCTGGAACAGGCGTGATTGCAGCAACTTTTTTGGAGACTTCTGCAAAATCAACATCTCCGACATAAATTGATTTGCTTTTATTCTTGTCAAGAATTCTGTTAATACCAACGTCAATTACAAGAGAAAATTCAGAAACCATATCAGATTTCACAAACAATGGTTGTCCGATAGCAACAATGAGAATATCAGCAGCAGCCGTGATTTGTGCAAGATTTTTAGTATGTGAATGGCATATAGTAACCGTGGCGTTCCCAATTTCTGATTTTTGAAGAAGAAGATTTGCCAATGGTTTACCAACAATATTACTCCTACCCAATATCGTGATGTTCGCACCATCGGTTTTAATATTGTAAAATTTTATAAGTTCCAAAACAGCAGCTGGAGTACAAGGAATAAAACCTTCTTTTCCCAAAAGTAATTTTCCGGTATTGATTGGATTCAAGCAATCCACATCTTTGTCTGGATTGATAGCGGAAGTGATCCGCTGAAATGAGATATGTTGTGGTAAGGGAATTTGGAGTAAGATCCCATGAATATTAGGATTCTCATTAAATGCATTTAATTTTTCAGCAAGTTTACACTCACTGATTTTTTTATCCATTTTACAAAGTTCTGCTTTTATCCCGATTTTTGCTGCTTT
Protein-coding regions in this window:
- a CDS encoding tetrahydrofolate dehydrogenase/cyclohydrolase catalytic domain-containing protein, translating into MTKLLKGKPVTKAIYNKLSLSVEKLIARGINPFLQILMAGNDPASEYYAYSVIKKAAKIGIKAELCKMDKKISECKLAEKLNAFNENPNIHGILLQIPLPQHISFQRITSAINPDKDVDCLNPINTGKLLLGKEGFIPCTPAAVLELIKFYNIKTDGANITILGRSNIVGKPLANLLLQKSEIGNATVTICHSHTKNLAQITAAADILIVAIGQPLFVKSDMVSEFSLVIDVGINRILDKNKSKSIYVGDVDFAEVSKKVAAITPVPGGIGSITTASVLSNVIQAAKHLK